A genomic segment from Spongiibacter sp. IMCC21906 encodes:
- a CDS encoding cation:proton antiporter subunit C, whose amino-acid sequence MSLIFSHYNYWVVIALMMIGFFVVIAQRNLVKKLVGLNIFQTSVFILYISAGKVAGGTAPILNESFNLYSNPLPHVLILTAIVVGIATTALGLALIIRINKAYGSIEEPNIQQQDQTC is encoded by the coding sequence ATGAGCCTGATCTTTTCTCACTATAACTATTGGGTGGTGATCGCCCTGATGATGATCGGTTTCTTTGTGGTCATCGCCCAGCGCAATTTGGTCAAAAAACTGGTCGGCCTGAATATTTTCCAGACCTCGGTGTTCATCCTTTATATCAGCGCCGGTAAAGTGGCGGGGGGCACCGCGCCCATTCTCAACGAGTCATTCAATCTCTACTCAAACCCGCTACCCCACGTACTTATTCTGACCGCCATCGTGGTGGGGATCGCCACCACCGCCTTAGGCCTGGCGCTGATTATTCGCATCAATAAAGCCTACGGCAGTATAGAAGAACCAAACATTCAGCAACAGGATCAAACGTGTTAA
- a CDS encoding response regulator, translating into MSNDNKSCILLVDDNEDILQLVSGLLIAEGFSVVTATQGEQMYARLSQSRPDLILLDVMLPGQDGFVLCRQLLADPGMPPVIMLSAKDEEIDRVVGLELGADDYVVKPFGRRELVARIKAVLRRVGQQSHQRASGDYCFSGWRFKPTRMELLDPEGTLIPLSSSENELLLVFVQNPRLPMSRDRLLALTKGRNSTAFDRSIDSHISRLRRKLCEDAKHPEIIKTAWGSGYLFTPSVEVL; encoded by the coding sequence GTGAGCAACGACAATAAATCATGCATTTTGCTTGTTGATGACAACGAAGATATTTTGCAATTAGTGTCAGGCTTGCTGATAGCCGAAGGCTTCTCTGTTGTCACTGCGACTCAGGGCGAGCAAATGTACGCCCGGCTATCCCAGTCCCGGCCAGATCTGATTTTGCTTGATGTGATGTTGCCGGGTCAGGATGGTTTTGTACTGTGTCGTCAGCTTCTGGCGGACCCAGGAATGCCGCCGGTAATCATGCTTAGCGCAAAAGATGAAGAAATTGATCGGGTTGTCGGTTTAGAACTGGGGGCTGACGACTATGTGGTAAAGCCCTTCGGTCGTCGGGAACTGGTTGCGAGAATTAAAGCCGTTTTACGTCGTGTCGGCCAGCAATCACATCAGCGAGCCAGTGGCGACTATTGCTTTAGCGGATGGCGCTTTAAGCCGACAAGAATGGAGTTACTGGATCCGGAGGGGACCTTGATCCCGCTGTCTTCCAGTGAAAATGAGCTGCTGCTGGTCTTTGTCCAAAACCCCCGGCTTCCCATGTCTAGGGACCGGCTGCTGGCACTGACCAAGGGGCGAAACAGTACGGCTTTTGATCGCAGTATCGACTCCCACATCAGTCGATTGAGACGCAAATTGTGTGAAGACGCCAAACACCCCGAGATTATCAAAACCGCATGGGGCTCGGGTTATTTGTTTACCCCCTCAGTAGAAGTTCTGTGA
- a CDS encoding monovalent cation/H+ antiporter subunit D family protein, with the protein MLSHLAILQVILPLLGAPACLILGRAKLAWVFALLVSALALVISALLLNQVYSLGTLSYELGGWAAPWGIEYRIDLLNGWLLFIVSLSSTASLIAAHTSISREIADDKQLYFYVAWLLCLAGLLGILATGDAFNIFVFLEISSLSTYTLISLGQKRQALWAAFRYLIMGTIGATFILIGIGFMYMMTGTLNLADLAERLPDASSSHTVFAAYAFIVVGIGLKLALFPLHFWLPNAYTYAPSIVTAFLAASSTKVAIYLLIRFSYTVFGGDLRSAGLPLPDILIGLGIIAVFSASTAAIYQADIKRAIAYSSIGQIGYMVVGLGIGGLLGLQATLLHLFNHALMKSALFLSLAAMALRLGSTQLADLHGLGKRMPITAFSFVVGGLSLIGVPLTVGFISKWYLVTAAIADGRWPLALLVVLGSLLAIAYIWRVVEAMYFKAAPTGSATGEAPLLVLLPLWLMITANLYFGIDTRLPLAITADAARSLLEAVQ; encoded by the coding sequence GTGTTAAGCCACCTCGCCATTCTTCAGGTTATTTTGCCCTTATTGGGCGCCCCTGCCTGTCTGATACTGGGCCGGGCAAAACTAGCTTGGGTTTTTGCCCTGCTGGTCAGCGCCCTGGCGCTGGTTATTTCTGCCTTGCTACTGAATCAGGTCTACAGCCTTGGCACCCTAAGCTATGAACTGGGCGGCTGGGCAGCGCCCTGGGGGATCGAGTACCGCATCGACCTCCTCAACGGCTGGCTGCTATTTATTGTCAGCCTCAGTAGCACCGCGAGCCTGATTGCCGCCCACACCAGCATCAGCCGCGAAATTGCTGACGACAAACAGCTGTATTTTTACGTGGCTTGGCTGCTGTGCCTTGCCGGTTTGTTGGGAATTCTGGCCACTGGCGACGCCTTCAATATATTCGTGTTTCTGGAGATTTCCTCCCTCTCCACGTACACCCTGATCTCGCTGGGGCAAAAACGCCAAGCGCTGTGGGCCGCCTTTCGCTACCTGATTATGGGCACCATCGGCGCGACCTTTATCCTGATCGGCATCGGCTTCATGTATATGATGACCGGCACTCTTAACCTGGCGGACCTGGCAGAGCGCCTGCCCGACGCCAGCAGTTCCCATACGGTGTTTGCTGCCTACGCCTTTATCGTGGTGGGCATCGGCCTGAAGCTGGCGCTGTTCCCGCTGCACTTCTGGCTGCCCAATGCCTATACCTACGCCCCCTCAATAGTCACCGCCTTTCTGGCCGCCAGCTCGACCAAGGTTGCCATTTACCTGCTGATTCGCTTTAGCTATACCGTTTTTGGTGGCGACCTGCGCAGCGCGGGTTTACCTCTGCCAGATATTTTAATTGGGCTGGGGATTATCGCGGTATTCTCCGCCTCAACAGCGGCCATCTATCAGGCGGATATCAAACGCGCCATCGCCTACTCCAGTATTGGCCAGATCGGCTATATGGTTGTGGGCCTTGGCATCGGTGGCCTGCTGGGCCTGCAAGCCACCCTGCTGCACCTGTTCAACCACGCATTGATGAAATCGGCCCTGTTTTTATCGCTGGCGGCCATGGCCCTGCGGTTGGGTAGCACCCAGCTTGCCGATCTCCACGGGCTGGGCAAGCGCATGCCGATAACCGCCTTCAGTTTTGTAGTCGGTGGACTGAGTCTGATCGGTGTCCCCCTGACCGTGGGTTTTATCAGCAAATGGTATCTGGTGACTGCAGCTATCGCCGACGGCCGCTGGCCGCTGGCCCTGCTGGTGGTACTGGGCTCGCTGCTGGCCATCGCCTATATCTGGCGGGTGGTAGAAGCCATGTACTTCAAGGCCGCGCCCACTGGCAGCGCCACTGGCGAAGCACCGCTGCTGGTGCTGCTGCCCCTGTGGCTGATGATTACCGCCAACCTGTATTTCGGCATTGATACCCGACTGCCACTGGCGATTACCGCCGACGCCGCCCGCAGTCTGCTGGAGGCCGTGCAATGA
- a CDS encoding monovalent cation/H+ antiporter complex subunit F has product MILAITAITLLVVMAMAIIRALAGPTVFDRVLAANLFGTKTVLLIAVLGFLFGRPEFLDIALVYALMNFISVIALLRYFEHTRKPDQGRQSE; this is encoded by the coding sequence ATGATTCTCGCTATTACCGCTATCACCCTACTTGTCGTGATGGCCATGGCCATTATTCGAGCCCTGGCTGGCCCCACGGTATTTGACCGAGTACTGGCCGCCAACCTGTTTGGCACCAAGACGGTGCTGCTAATAGCCGTACTTGGATTTTTGTTTGGACGACCAGAATTTCTCGACATTGCCCTAGTATATGCATTGATGAATTTTATCAGCGTTATCGCCCTACTGCGTTATTTCGAACACACCCGTAAACCTGACCAGGGTAGGCAATCCGAGTGA
- a CDS encoding 2-hydroxyacyl-CoA dehydratase subunit D yields the protein MSKHSADALLILENIANHPDAYLAEWKAKHQKPIIGIFPMNFPVEIIAATGALPVIIQDSREPISEGNTILAEFYCGYTRSIADQAMKGQLDIFDAFMNADHCIQLLGSVDVVREMLSDKPVYFEHLIAAMDDSWTKVQVQEKIDAFIAEAERVTGQAISNEALARCIKSNNRNRQLLRQVFEARRNGDAQFTPAELQTMIVSSMIMDKDEHTALLETILADAASKPRDNRIRLHLSGHFCHAPRVELFDLLEDCGAVIVDDDLYTGARYISTDINESQDPRIAMADWYFARNENIPCPTRVQKSVNWDSYLLNVLNNNGAEGVIVLMAKFCEAHMFYYPELRKALNSQNIPHLLIETEHEGMPVETIRTRVEAMIERIRRKSPSRQTTQESA from the coding sequence ATGAGCAAGCACAGCGCCGATGCGCTTCTAATTCTGGAAAATATCGCAAACCACCCCGACGCCTATCTCGCCGAGTGGAAAGCCAAACACCAAAAGCCCATTATTGGCATTTTCCCAATGAATTTCCCCGTGGAAATCATTGCCGCCACGGGCGCCCTACCTGTCATTATCCAAGATAGCCGAGAGCCCATCTCAGAAGGCAACACCATTCTTGCCGAGTTCTATTGTGGCTACACCCGCAGCATTGCGGATCAAGCCATGAAGGGCCAGCTGGATATTTTTGACGCCTTTATGAATGCCGATCACTGCATTCAGTTATTGGGGTCAGTGGACGTGGTTCGAGAAATGCTGTCTGACAAGCCGGTTTATTTTGAACACCTGATAGCGGCCATGGACGATTCCTGGACCAAGGTTCAGGTGCAGGAAAAAATCGACGCATTTATAGCCGAAGCCGAACGTGTCACAGGCCAAGCCATTAGCAATGAAGCTCTGGCGCGCTGCATCAAGTCCAACAACAGAAACCGGCAGCTGCTAAGACAGGTTTTTGAGGCACGCCGCAACGGCGACGCTCAATTCACCCCCGCAGAACTGCAAACCATGATTGTCTCCAGCATGATTATGGACAAAGACGAACATACCGCCCTGCTAGAAACCATTTTGGCTGATGCCGCCAGCAAACCCCGAGATAATCGCATTCGCCTGCATCTGTCTGGCCATTTCTGCCACGCGCCCCGAGTGGAACTGTTTGATTTACTCGAAGACTGCGGCGCGGTTATTGTCGATGACGACCTGTACACCGGCGCCCGCTACATCTCTACCGATATCAACGAATCACAAGACCCCAGAATCGCAATGGCAGACTGGTACTTTGCCAGAAACGAAAATATTCCCTGCCCGACCCGCGTGCAAAAATCCGTGAACTGGGACAGTTACCTGCTCAACGTTTTGAACAACAACGGCGCCGAGGGCGTTATTGTGCTAATGGCCAAGTTCTGCGAAGCCCATATGTTTTATTACCCGGAGTTACGCAAGGCCCTAAACAGCCAAAACATTCCCCACCTACTCATCGAAACCGAACACGAAGGCATGCCGGTGGAAACCATTCGCACCCGGGTCGAAGCGATGATCGAACGAATTCGTCGTAAATCACCCAGCCGCCAAACTACTCAGGAGTCAGCGTAA
- a CDS encoding Na(+)/H(+) antiporter subunit D, with protein sequence MPITELPPFLLLYLGGVLAVFSRGPLRTVLLLATIALSAANLWLLPTDFTIQSSLLGMDLEPVRLDRLNILFGYLFHIAALIGVIYSLHLKDTLQQSAAMLYAGSALGAVFAGDLLTLFVFWEMLALTSAFLVWARRSEQAYSAAMRYLLIQVISGLLLLAGIILHYRATGSLAFNYIGLEGTAAWLMFIAFGIKCAFPTMHTWLTDAYPESTPSGTVFLSAFTTKVAIYAMARGFPGTELLIYIGATMACFPIFYAVIENDLRRVLAYSLINQLGFMIVGIGIGTELAINGAVAHAFNDVIFKGLLFMSMGAVLYRTGRINGSELGGLYKSMPKTTILCIVGAASISAFPLFSGFVSKSMIMSAALEEHYNIIWLLLLFASAGVFHHAGIKIPYFAFFAHDSGIRCKEAPTNMLVAMSIAAALCIGIGCFPELLYRNLPFATTYSAYDVTHVLTQTQLLFFSALAFVWLNLKGMYPPELPSTNLDSDWFYRRPLPRLMNTLSRILWTTDARLRGGAMSALTAFEQRLSKLHQNNGLLSRTISTSSMVAWMCALLAVFLLLRHI encoded by the coding sequence GTGCCAATCACTGAATTACCGCCTTTTCTGCTGCTCTACCTCGGCGGCGTGCTAGCCGTCTTCAGTCGCGGGCCACTGCGGACCGTTCTGTTGCTGGCCACCATTGCACTGAGTGCGGCCAACCTGTGGCTGCTACCTACCGATTTCACCATCCAGTCATCGCTACTGGGGATGGACTTGGAGCCAGTGCGCCTGGATCGACTCAACATACTGTTTGGCTATCTGTTCCACATCGCCGCGCTGATCGGGGTGATCTACTCCCTCCACCTAAAAGACACCCTGCAGCAGTCGGCCGCCATGCTCTACGCAGGCAGCGCCCTGGGCGCCGTATTCGCCGGGGACCTGCTGACCCTGTTCGTATTCTGGGAAATGCTGGCCCTCACCTCGGCGTTTCTGGTCTGGGCCCGGCGCAGTGAGCAGGCCTACTCAGCTGCCATGCGCTATCTGCTGATACAGGTCATTTCGGGACTGTTACTGCTAGCGGGGATCATTCTTCACTACCGGGCAACTGGCTCACTGGCCTTTAACTATATTGGCCTGGAAGGGACTGCCGCTTGGCTGATGTTCATCGCCTTCGGTATCAAATGCGCCTTCCCAACCATGCACACCTGGCTAACCGACGCCTACCCCGAATCCACCCCCAGCGGTACGGTTTTTCTCAGTGCCTTCACTACCAAGGTAGCGATCTACGCGATGGCCCGGGGCTTTCCCGGCACCGAGCTGCTGATTTATATCGGCGCCACCATGGCCTGCTTCCCCATCTTTTACGCGGTGATCGAAAACGACTTGCGCCGCGTGCTGGCCTACAGCCTGATCAACCAGCTGGGCTTTATGATTGTCGGGATTGGCATTGGCACCGAACTCGCCATCAATGGCGCCGTGGCCCACGCCTTTAATGACGTTATTTTCAAAGGCCTGCTGTTTATGTCCATGGGCGCGGTGCTCTACCGTACCGGTCGGATCAACGGCTCGGAGCTGGGCGGGCTCTATAAATCCATGCCCAAGACCACCATCCTGTGCATCGTCGGCGCGGCCTCGATCTCGGCTTTCCCACTGTTCAGCGGCTTTGTCAGCAAATCAATGATCATGTCGGCAGCCCTGGAAGAGCACTACAACATCATCTGGTTGCTACTGCTGTTTGCTTCAGCGGGGGTGTTCCACCACGCCGGTATCAAGATTCCCTACTTTGCGTTTTTTGCCCACGACTCAGGTATCCGCTGCAAGGAAGCCCCCACCAATATGCTGGTGGCAATGAGCATTGCCGCGGCCTTGTGTATTGGTATTGGCTGTTTCCCCGAGCTGCTGTACCGCAATCTGCCCTTTGCCACCACCTATAGCGCCTATGACGTGACCCATGTGCTGACCCAGACCCAACTGCTGTTTTTCTCGGCGCTGGCCTTTGTGTGGCTCAATCTGAAAGGCATGTACCCCCCGGAGCTGCCCTCCACCAACCTCGATAGCGACTGGTTCTACCGCCGCCCGCTGCCACGACTGATGAACACCCTGAGTCGAATACTGTGGACAACGGATGCTCGACTGCGGGGCGGGGCAATGTCGGCGCTGACAGCTTTTGAACAACGGCTGAGCAAGCTGCATCAAAACAATGGTCTGCTGTCCCGGACCATATCCACCAGCAGCATGGTGGCCTGGATGTGCGCACTGCTGGCCGTATTTTTATTGCTGCGGCATATTTAA
- a CDS encoding Rap1a/Tai family immunity protein, with product MKNIKSALNSPLLITFLTTFAMTQHSQALEIMSGAQLHLICEKGLQLESSAEKSACDAYINGYVSASPAVRITDKAEMTFTEQAMATRGSSVSPGIAALKNARYCLPNNTDSRELAQRIVQEAGDAYRGAATSLMQQVLKSHYPC from the coding sequence ATGAAAAATATAAAATCGGCACTTAACTCCCCATTGCTCATTACATTTTTGACAACTTTTGCCATGACACAACACAGTCAGGCCCTTGAAATAATGAGCGGTGCCCAGTTACATTTAATTTGTGAAAAAGGTTTGCAACTTGAAAGCAGCGCTGAAAAGTCGGCTTGTGACGCTTACATTAATGGCTATGTGAGTGCCAGTCCTGCTGTTCGTATCACTGACAAGGCTGAGATGACATTCACTGAGCAAGCAATGGCTACCCGCGGGTCGAGCGTATCACCAGGAATAGCGGCGCTTAAAAATGCCAGGTATTGTCTTCCCAACAACACCGACTCCAGAGAGTTGGCGCAGCGTATTGTGCAGGAAGCTGGGGACGCCTACCGCGGCGCAGCCACGTCGCTGATGCAACAAGTTCTGAAAAGCCACTACCCCTGTTAA
- a CDS encoding proton-conducting transporter membrane subunit, producing the protein MSPGILINLAIALPLLAAMGIAISGRFPNLREACSILIGVLLILVNIAIYRQWQAGVNLDVHWLDVLPGLGLSFKVEALGMIFALVASSLWPVTIVYAIGYMRGHGEVNQTRFYACFAVAIAAVMAIAFAANLFTLFVFYEVLSLCTYPLVTHAGTDKARRGGRVYLGILMGTSIAFLLPAMVITWVVSGTLDFHLGGILPDKLSGPMLSLLLALFVFGVAKAAMMPFHRWLPAAMVAPTPVSALLHAVAVVKAGVFSLVKILVFIVGIERLQSIAIADYLLYLAGAGILLASLVAMRQDNLKARLAYSTVSQLGYISLGVLLATQSGVVGSAMHIAMHAVGKITLFFCAGAILVAAHKSEISQMRGLGRQMPFTMAAFFIGSLSIIGLPPTGGTWSKWLLLTATLDASELALMGVLLISSLLNIAYLLPIPLRGFFPARGGEPWQIKEAPLPSLIAMGVTSLACIALFICPDFLFNLASSIFPESPTP; encoded by the coding sequence ATGAGTCCCGGCATCCTGATCAATCTGGCTATTGCCCTCCCCCTCTTGGCAGCAATGGGCATTGCCATTAGCGGCCGCTTCCCCAACCTGCGGGAAGCCTGTTCCATTCTTATCGGCGTCTTGCTGATACTGGTCAACATCGCCATCTACCGTCAGTGGCAGGCCGGGGTTAACCTCGACGTCCATTGGCTCGATGTGCTGCCCGGACTGGGCCTGAGCTTCAAGGTAGAGGCGCTGGGAATGATTTTCGCCCTGGTTGCCAGCAGTCTATGGCCGGTCACCATTGTCTACGCCATCGGCTATATGCGAGGTCACGGCGAAGTTAATCAGACCCGCTTCTATGCCTGTTTTGCGGTGGCCATCGCCGCTGTAATGGCCATTGCCTTTGCCGCTAACCTCTTCACCTTGTTTGTGTTCTACGAAGTGCTGTCGCTGTGCACCTACCCGCTGGTGACCCATGCCGGCACCGACAAGGCCCGCCGGGGCGGCCGGGTCTATCTGGGCATTCTAATGGGCACCTCCATTGCCTTCCTACTGCCGGCCATGGTGATTACCTGGGTCGTCAGCGGCACCCTGGACTTCCACCTCGGCGGCATTTTGCCAGACAAGCTGTCCGGCCCGATGCTGTCGCTGCTACTGGCCCTGTTCGTGTTTGGCGTCGCCAAGGCGGCGATGATGCCCTTTCACCGCTGGTTGCCAGCGGCCATGGTTGCCCCCACCCCGGTGAGCGCGTTGTTGCATGCCGTGGCGGTGGTAAAGGCCGGGGTCTTCAGCCTGGTAAAAATCCTGGTGTTTATTGTTGGCATTGAACGCCTGCAGAGCATCGCCATCGCCGACTACCTGTTATATCTGGCAGGAGCGGGAATTCTGCTGGCCTCACTGGTGGCCATGCGTCAGGACAACCTCAAGGCCCGACTGGCCTATTCCACCGTCAGCCAACTGGGCTATATCAGCCTCGGGGTGTTACTGGCCACCCAAAGTGGGGTGGTGGGCAGCGCCATGCACATCGCCATGCATGCAGTGGGCAAAATCACGCTGTTCTTCTGTGCCGGCGCCATTCTGGTAGCGGCCCACAAGAGCGAAATCAGTCAGATGCGGGGACTTGGCCGCCAGATGCCATTCACAATGGCGGCCTTTTTTATCGGCTCCCTCAGTATTATTGGCCTGCCGCCCACCGGCGGCACCTGGAGTAAGTGGCTGTTGCTGACCGCCACCCTGGATGCCAGCGAACTGGCGCTGATGGGCGTACTGCTGATCAGCTCTCTGCTCAATATTGCCTACCTGCTCCCCATTCCGTTGCGGGGCTTTTTCCCCGCCCGAGGCGGCGAGCCTTGGCAGATCAAAGAGGCGCCACTGCCGTCTCTGATTGCCATGGGCGTGACCAGCCTCGCCTGTATCGCACTATTCATCTGCCCAGATTTTCTTTTCAACCTGGCCAGCAGTATTTTCCCTGAGAGCCCAACACCATGA
- a CDS encoding Na+/H+ antiporter subunit E encodes MRHTLSVFALLATIWLANSGHYNPLLLGFGLLSVVLVVWICHRMDVVDHESQPIHLTRRIPSYYAWLAWQILLSNIDVAKRVWRGNSAIEPTVKILPVAQTTDIGRVIYANSINLTPGTVSIELGNDTVLVHALVPANIDELEQGEMSRRICELEQ; translated from the coding sequence ATGCGCCACACACTGAGTGTTTTTGCACTACTGGCCACAATATGGCTGGCCAATTCCGGGCATTACAACCCGCTGCTTCTTGGGTTTGGCCTGCTATCAGTGGTGCTTGTGGTATGGATTTGTCATCGGATGGACGTTGTTGACCACGAATCCCAACCCATACATCTCACTCGCCGCATTCCCAGCTATTACGCCTGGCTGGCCTGGCAAATCCTGCTGAGCAATATTGATGTTGCCAAGCGGGTGTGGCGAGGCAACAGCGCTATCGAACCGACCGTGAAAATTTTGCCCGTGGCCCAAACCACGGATATCGGCCGGGTTATTTACGCTAATTCTATTAACCTGACCCCGGGTACGGTATCAATAGAGCTGGGCAACGACACCGTGCTGGTTCATGCGTTGGTGCCCGCTAATATCGACGAGCTGGAGCAAGGCGAAATGAGCCGCAGAATCTGTGAGTTGGAACAATGA
- a CDS encoding DUF4040 domain-containing protein produces the protein MASETAKEGSVIELFINISLLSLLLATALGIVLSRDLLAVVMLSGIYGFLSASFFVLMDAVDVAFTEAAVGSGISPLLMLLTLALVGRYESGPRSRTLPALTLVSITGALLIIGTLDMPAFGDATAPAHQHVGPRYINDSGAEIGIPNMVTSVLASYRGFDTFGEVVVIFTAGIGVLSLLALRPVPATPKAKGAHDHKILRVVSKILIPPILIFALYVQFHGDYGPGGGFQAGVIFAAAIILYTMFFGVDMARRVMGSTLLRVLAACGVLLYGSVGVVSMLNGGNFLDYSVLAQSATAGQHIGIIAIELGVGITVAAVMILIFYCFVSQLAPAQEDGQ, from the coding sequence ATGGCAAGTGAAACAGCCAAGGAGGGTAGCGTCATAGAACTGTTTATCAACATTAGTCTGTTAAGCCTGCTGCTGGCCACCGCGCTTGGTATTGTACTGAGTCGCGACTTGCTGGCGGTGGTGATGCTATCTGGCATTTACGGTTTTCTATCGGCCAGTTTCTTTGTATTAATGGATGCGGTGGATGTCGCTTTTACCGAAGCTGCGGTGGGCTCAGGGATATCACCATTGCTAATGCTGCTGACCCTGGCCCTGGTTGGCCGCTACGAATCCGGCCCCCGTTCCCGGACTCTGCCAGCACTGACATTGGTGAGCATTACCGGTGCCCTGCTTATTATCGGCACTCTTGATATGCCAGCCTTCGGCGATGCAACTGCGCCAGCCCATCAGCATGTGGGGCCCCGCTACATTAACGACTCGGGCGCCGAGATTGGCATTCCCAACATGGTGACCTCGGTGCTGGCCAGCTACCGGGGCTTTGACACCTTTGGCGAAGTAGTGGTGATTTTTACCGCAGGGATCGGTGTGTTATCGCTGTTAGCCCTGCGCCCAGTACCGGCCACGCCCAAGGCAAAAGGCGCCCACGACCACAAAATACTGCGGGTGGTCAGTAAGATTCTGATTCCGCCCATCCTGATTTTTGCTCTCTATGTGCAATTCCATGGCGACTACGGCCCAGGGGGCGGCTTTCAGGCCGGGGTGATTTTCGCCGCAGCAATCATTCTCTACACCATGTTCTTTGGCGTGGATATGGCCCGTCGGGTAATGGGGTCTACTCTGCTTAGGGTGCTGGCCGCATGCGGCGTGCTGCTATACGGCTCGGTAGGGGTGGTGTCGATGCTTAATGGCGGCAACTTCCTCGACTATTCAGTGCTGGCCCAGTCGGCCACAGCGGGCCAACACATTGGCATTATCGCGATTGAACTCGGCGTCGGCATTACGGTGGCGGCGGTCATGATACTGATCTTTTACTGCTTCGTTAGCCAGCTCGCACCTGCGCAGGAGGATGGGCAATGA
- the mnhG gene encoding monovalent cation/H(+) antiporter subunit G, whose translation MNDLIQIMSALLLLSGCFLIFTGALGVLRFPDTLSRMHAAGVTETLATTLLLAGLMLLAGWSLVLLKLLMILLFILFTSPTASYALAKATWRNQQEDGK comes from the coding sequence GTGAACGATCTTATCCAAATAATGAGCGCCTTATTGCTGCTGAGTGGCTGCTTTCTGATTTTTACCGGCGCCTTAGGCGTATTGCGTTTTCCCGATACCCTCAGCCGGATGCATGCCGCCGGGGTCACCGAAACCCTGGCCACTACGCTGCTGCTGGCGGGACTTATGCTGCTGGCAGGCTGGAGTTTGGTATTGCTCAAGCTGTTGATGATTCTGCTGTTCATTCTGTTCACCAGCCCTACAGCCAGTTACGCCCTGGCCAAAGCCACCTGGCGCAATCAACAAGAGGATGGCAAGTGA